Proteins found in one Lutimonas zeaxanthinifaciens genomic segment:
- a CDS encoding sensor histidine kinase: protein MKLFEKTRRTYLIYSVIIFVISSIVIYFTLMRVVSKKQDEKLLWDKELIEKKIKYENPLPIFDVEDLRYKNPPKDTLYFKDTLMYHVVNNKEKYELYRQLTSIETLQGKTYKIITRTSLVRSKDFILAITVSVGIVVMLLIIAVYIVNTITMRSAWLPFYKNLELLKNFSVEKNTPLQLRDSDIDEFQQLNSSLSKLTSKIHADFNNLKEFTENASHEMQTPLAIMQSKSELLLQSENLNRNQVAQIKAIYQSVQRLSKLNKTLLLLSKIENQQFKDVETIPVKEVLERQLEIFDDFILNKDLEVEFKSNVATQIEANPLLFDMVISNLISNAIKHNKEGGKIIIQTNDLFISVSNTGEPPKLSSESLFERFKKESSASNSFGLGLAIVKKICDNYGWKITHSFIEDQHNISIYF from the coding sequence ATGAAGTTATTTGAAAAAACGCGTAGGACCTACCTGATTTACTCGGTTATTATTTTTGTAATATCCAGTATTGTAATTTACTTCACTTTGATGCGGGTTGTTTCAAAAAAACAGGATGAGAAACTTCTTTGGGACAAAGAGCTGATCGAAAAAAAAATCAAATATGAAAACCCACTGCCGATATTCGATGTAGAGGACCTAAGATATAAGAACCCCCCAAAAGACACCCTTTACTTTAAAGATACTCTGATGTATCACGTTGTCAACAATAAAGAAAAATATGAATTGTACAGACAGCTAACATCTATTGAAACCTTACAGGGCAAAACCTACAAGATCATTACCAGAACCTCTTTGGTTCGAAGCAAAGATTTTATTCTCGCCATTACTGTTTCAGTTGGGATTGTCGTTATGTTACTCATCATAGCGGTCTATATCGTAAACACAATAACCATGCGAAGTGCATGGCTTCCGTTTTATAAAAATCTTGAATTACTGAAGAACTTTTCGGTTGAAAAAAATACGCCGCTACAGTTAAGGGATTCTGATATTGATGAATTTCAGCAACTCAATAGCTCTTTATCAAAACTGACCAGTAAAATACATGCTGATTTTAATAATTTAAAGGAATTCACTGAAAACGCCTCGCATGAAATGCAGACACCTCTTGCAATTATGCAGTCAAAATCGGAATTACTGCTGCAATCAGAGAATCTGAACAGAAATCAGGTTGCGCAGATCAAGGCAATATATCAATCCGTTCAGAGACTTTCCAAACTCAACAAAACACTCCTTTTATTGTCCAAAATTGAAAATCAACAATTTAAGGATGTTGAAACTATCCCTGTCAAAGAGGTACTTGAACGGCAGCTGGAGATCTTTGATGATTTTATTCTGAACAAGGATCTGGAAGTTGAATTTAAATCAAACGTGGCTACTCAGATTGAAGCAAATCCACTGCTATTTGATATGGTGATCTCTAACCTGATCTCGAACGCGATTAAACACAATAAAGAAGGAGGTAAAATCATCATTCAGACGAATGATTTATTCATTAGTGTCTCAAATACGGGAGAACCCCCAAAGCTTTCCTCAGAATCCCTGTTCGAGCGATTTAAAAAAGAAAGTTCGGCCTCTAACTCTTTCGGGCTGGGGCTCGCTATAGTTAAAAAAATATGTGATAATTATGGATGGAAAATAACACACTCATTCATTGAAGATCAGCACAATATCTCAATATATTTTTAA
- a CDS encoding response regulator transcription factor, protein MKLLIVEDELELLNATSDYLENEDFVCETAPNFFEAEDKLISYNYDVVILDINLPDGNGLDLLKFVKEKSPETGVLIVSAKDSLDDKLKGLDLGADDYITKPFHLAELNSRVNSLLRRQKFKGNKNIIFREIEIDPVAKRAKANEVILDLTKKEYFLLLYFITNKDRVLTKEAIAEHLWGDNIDMVDNFDFIYTHMRNLRKKLKKSGANDYLQTIYGLGYKFGE, encoded by the coding sequence ATGAAACTATTAATTGTTGAAGATGAACTGGAGTTGCTAAATGCCACCAGCGATTATCTGGAGAATGAGGATTTTGTTTGCGAAACTGCCCCAAATTTTTTTGAAGCTGAAGACAAGTTGATTTCTTACAACTACGATGTAGTGATTCTGGATATCAACTTACCTGATGGCAATGGTTTGGACCTGCTTAAATTCGTAAAAGAGAAAAGTCCTGAAACCGGGGTTCTTATCGTTTCCGCTAAAGATTCTCTGGATGATAAATTAAAAGGTCTTGACCTTGGTGCTGATGACTATATCACGAAACCATTTCATCTTGCAGAACTCAATTCACGCGTAAACTCTCTTTTAAGAAGACAGAAATTTAAAGGAAATAAAAATATTATTTTCAGGGAAATTGAAATTGACCCTGTTGCTAAAAGGGCAAAGGCGAATGAGGTTATCCTTGACCTCACCAAAAAAGAATATTTTTTATTATTGTATTTTATCACAAACAAAGACCGTGTTCTGACAAAAGAAGCAATTGCTGAGCACCTTTGGGGAGATAATATTGATATGGTGGATAATTTCGACTTTATCTATACCCATATGAGAAACTTAAGAAAAAAGCTCAAAAAAAGCGGGGCAAATGACTATTTACAAACCATCTATGGCCTTGGCTATAAGTTTGGCGAATAA
- a CDS encoding DUF2911 domain-containing protein produces MKNKLITSVIFCVLLSTAFGYAQSFEKLDKAPVDISYLTHGNASKPLVKVVYGRPQKETDQVFGDQVPFGEIWHTGANEATEVKFFTDMSFGRKLVKAGTYVMHTIPGEKEWIVILNSKTDTWGSFFYDATKDVVRIKVPSRESEEIDVFSIGFREHFNNTYMVLGWDSTRVDIPLATQDVILAKL; encoded by the coding sequence ATGAAAAATAAATTAATTACCTCAGTGATTTTCTGTGTCTTGCTGTCAACAGCCTTCGGTTATGCTCAATCCTTTGAGAAACTCGACAAGGCACCTGTTGATATTTCTTATTTAACGCATGGAAATGCTTCAAAACCATTGGTCAAAGTTGTATACGGAAGACCACAGAAAGAAACCGATCAAGTATTTGGAGATCAGGTTCCATTTGGTGAAATATGGCATACCGGTGCCAATGAGGCTACAGAAGTCAAGTTTTTTACAGATATGTCATTTGGCAGAAAACTGGTAAAAGCAGGAACCTATGTTATGCATACCATTCCCGGAGAGAAAGAATGGATTGTCATTTTAAACAGCAAAACGGATACCTGGGGATCATTTTTTTATGATGCAACAAAAGATGTTGTCAGGATCAAAGTGCCTTCCCGAGAATCGGAGGAGATCGATGTCTTTTCTATCGGATTTCGGGAACATTTTAATAATACCTATATGGTCTTAGGGTGGGACTCAACCCGAGTTGACATACCACTGGCAACGCAAGATGTTATTTTGGCTAAATTATAA
- a CDS encoding DUF2911 domain-containing protein has translation MKRINILFGITCFFTVFLIQEAKSQEFKSLDVSPHDIVYFRTNKVTPPKIKVLYGRPKKNGREIFGEVIPYGKIWRVGANEATEVVFYNDVVFGETEVKAGTYVLYAIPDQEEWTLILSSNTDVWGTYEYEEKYDVARASAKVSRAEFLESFSIGFKDKGKHVNMVLAWDTTRVTTPIKILL, from the coding sequence ATGAAAAGGATTAATATTTTGTTTGGAATAACGTGTTTCTTTACTGTATTCCTGATCCAAGAGGCCAAGTCACAGGAGTTCAAGTCCCTGGATGTAAGCCCTCATGATATTGTTTATTTTAGGACAAATAAGGTTACTCCACCCAAGATTAAGGTTCTTTATGGACGACCAAAAAAAAATGGAAGGGAGATTTTTGGAGAAGTTATTCCTTATGGTAAAATTTGGAGAGTTGGAGCCAACGAAGCTACTGAAGTTGTCTTTTACAATGATGTTGTTTTTGGTGAAACAGAGGTAAAGGCCGGTACCTATGTGCTCTATGCTATACCCGATCAGGAGGAATGGACTTTGATTCTAAGCTCAAATACGGATGTTTGGGGAACTTATGAATACGAAGAAAAATACGACGTTGCGCGAGCCAGTGCAAAAGTTAGCCGGGCAGAATTTCTTGAATCATTCTCAATTGGATTCAAAGATAAAGGCAAGCATGTCAATATGGTTCTTGCCTGGGATACCACTCGTGTAACTACCCCAATTAAGATACTTTTATAA
- a CDS encoding amidohydrolase, whose amino-acid sequence MYKPLIYLISISLLISCVPEKQKADLVITNAKIYTVDETGTTAEAFAVKDGSFIAVGGTQEILDQYESDSLLDLNGETILPGLIDGHCHFYNLGISMQNVDLVGTKSYEEILQRLISYSNGKDLSFIIGRGWDQNDWKVKSYPTKKELDRLFPKIPVALSRVDGHALLVNQAALDLAKIDEMTKVQGGEIIKENGEITGVLVDNAMSLVRNAMPEPTESEKIQALKDAEKHCLSLGLTTVSDAGLSREVIDLIDSLQQNDELKMKVYAMISVSKENLNHYLNKGTYKTDRLNVRSFKIYADGALGSRGAVLKQPYSDRENHFGTMVTSLKDLDDIARTLAKSNFQMNTHAIGDSANSYVLKTYAKELKSQTNRRWRIEHAQIVDPEDWDYFREIIPSVQPTHATSDMYWAKDRLGEERINNAYAYKDLLNTNGRIVLGTDFPVEKVNPMLTFYAAVARKDLSGFPEEGFEIENKLSREETLKGMTLWPAYANFEENEKGSIQTGKKADFVILDQDIMSIEIDQVPNIRINGTYINGEKVY is encoded by the coding sequence ATGTATAAGCCCCTCATATACCTGATAAGCATTTCGTTGCTTATTTCCTGTGTTCCGGAAAAACAAAAAGCTGATCTTGTTATTACAAATGCTAAAATCTACACTGTAGATGAAACAGGCACGACGGCAGAAGCTTTTGCTGTTAAGGATGGCTCTTTTATAGCCGTTGGAGGCACTCAGGAGATTCTTGATCAATACGAATCAGATTCGCTACTTGACCTAAATGGAGAAACGATCTTACCCGGACTTATAGACGGGCATTGCCATTTTTATAATCTCGGCATATCAATGCAAAATGTAGATCTGGTAGGCACAAAAAGTTATGAGGAAATTTTACAGAGACTGATCTCTTATTCAAATGGAAAAGACTTGAGTTTTATTATTGGCAGGGGATGGGACCAAAACGACTGGAAGGTTAAATCATACCCCACAAAAAAAGAACTGGATCGGCTCTTTCCAAAAATCCCTGTTGCACTTTCTCGAGTAGACGGTCACGCCTTGCTGGTTAATCAGGCGGCACTTGATCTTGCAAAGATCGATGAAATGACTAAAGTTCAAGGGGGGGAGATCATCAAAGAAAATGGTGAAATTACAGGAGTATTAGTTGACAACGCAATGTCTCTTGTCAGGAATGCGATGCCGGAACCCACCGAATCAGAAAAAATACAGGCTCTTAAAGATGCCGAGAAGCATTGTCTTTCTTTAGGTTTAACAACCGTTTCCGATGCAGGGCTAAGCAGAGAAGTGATCGATCTCATTGACAGCCTGCAGCAAAATGACGAACTAAAAATGAAGGTTTATGCCATGATCTCGGTAAGTAAAGAAAACCTGAACCATTACTTAAATAAAGGAACCTATAAAACGGATCGTCTCAATGTAAGGTCTTTTAAAATATATGCTGACGGGGCCTTAGGTTCAAGAGGAGCGGTTTTAAAGCAACCTTATTCTGACAGAGAAAATCATTTTGGCACTATGGTTACGAGTTTAAAGGATCTGGATGATATTGCCAGGACCCTTGCCAAATCAAATTTTCAAATGAACACACATGCCATTGGAGACTCTGCTAACTCTTATGTTCTGAAAACTTATGCAAAAGAGTTGAAGAGTCAGACCAACAGGAGATGGCGAATTGAGCATGCTCAGATTGTAGATCCTGAAGATTGGGATTATTTCAGAGAAATCATCCCCTCTGTTCAGCCCACCCATGCAACAAGTGATATGTACTGGGCAAAAGACAGGTTAGGTGAAGAAAGAATCAATAATGCCTATGCGTACAAAGACCTTTTAAATACCAATGGAAGAATTGTCCTGGGAACCGATTTCCCGGTCGAAAAAGTGAATCCTATGCTTACCTTTTATGCCGCTGTGGCAAGAAAAGATCTTTCGGGCTTCCCTGAAGAAGGGTTTGAAATTGAAAATAAACTGAGCAGAGAAGAAACTTTGAAAGGTATGACGCTCTGGCCTGCCTATGCAAATTTTGAAGAAAATGAAAAAGGCTCTATCCAAACCGGTAAAAAAGCGGACTTCGTGATTTTGGATCAGGATATCATGAGCATTGAAATAGATCAAGTTCCAAATATCAGGATAAATGGAACTTATATCAATGGGGAGAAAGTATATTGA